cacccccaagcTGTGCCCCCCACTCCACCCAGGGGGCCGCAGCCGGACAGAATAACAGGAACTGAGTCGGCCGGAAGCAGGGAATAAAGGATTTGCTGCTGATGGCTTTTTTCCGTGCAGGGCAGCCCTGGAGTTGTGGGGCCAAATGGGGCGGAGGGGGCTGTTTGGGTAGAGGGGGGTATTTGGGGTTaggaaggggggtggggggggaagcaCAGGGGGTGTCCCTgggtgggggtgtggggtgtAGCATCCTGCAGCCCCGCTTCCTCCGGGATCCCGGCGCCAGCTCTATGGGGCCGCGACGGCACGACGGCAACCGGGCGCCGCGGGGATGGGCGCCTTCCTGCCCCTCCCGGCCCCACGTCTTATGGGGTCATGAGGTGTCAatgaggggggaagggggggggtacgaccccctccccaccccaataccccctgTCCCCACAGAGGTCCGCCGCCGTGGCTCCAAGGACCCCCTGGTGAAGGCCCTCCTGATGCTGGATGAGGCGGGGGGCAAAGCGgaggtggccaagaaggtcgTGGGGGGCAGCGAGGCAGTGGGGAGGGGGCCGCAGCTCTACGACACCCCCTACGAACCTGGGGCTGATGAGCGCCCGGCGGCTGAGTATGAGCAGCCCTGGGAGTGGAAGAAGGAGCAGATCGTGAAGGCACTGTCGGGTAAGagctgggatggggagggggctctggggctgcagtgggggcTCAGCAACCCCTCcctatccatccatccatccatccatccatccatccatccatccatccatccatccatccacagATGAGGAAGGGGCTCCAGGGCTGTGGTGGGGGCTCAGCTcccccccatccatccatctatccatccatgaatggggagggggctgcaaggttgtgctgggggctcagctcccccccatccatccatccatccatccatggaCAAagaaggggctgcagggctgcagtgggggCTCAGCtccccccatccatccatccatccatggaTGGGGAAGGGGCTCCAGGGCTGTGGTGGGGGCTCAGCTCCcctcatccatccatctatccatgGACAAAGAAGGGGCTCCAGGGCTGCAGTGGGGGCTCAactccccccatccctccatgaatggggagggggctgcagggctgtgctagGGGCACAgctccccctttccccccatccatccatccttccatGGAcagggaaggggctgcagggctgcagtgggggCTCAGCTCCccctgtccatccatccatccatccatccatccatccatccatccatccatccatccatccatccgtctGTCCATGAATGGGGGGGGGCtccagagctgcactgagggCTCAGCTCCCCCccaatccatccatccatcccccaCCTTCTCCTCCAGTTCAGTTTGAGGGCTCCGAGAGGCCCCGGGAGGAGGCAGCACGGCAGCACCTACGTCAGAAGAGTTGGACCCCACGCATGGTGAAACCATCGGAGCAGAGCGAAGGGGAGCGCGTGGACCCCGCCGTGTCGCTGGAGAAGCAGCCGTGGGTCAcgggctgagctggggggggggtagagctgtgtgtgtgggggggggacacacactCATAGCCCCCCCTGTAACCCCCTACAAGGTGGTACCATGGGGCCATCACACGTGCTGAGGCTGAGAGCCGGCTGCAGGCGTGCAAGGAAGCCGGGTACCTGGTGCGCACCAGCGAGAGCGGCAGTGGGAAGTACTCCATTGCACTCAAGTGAGTGGGGGGCGATGGAGGGGGGATGGAAGGGGTCTTGATgttgggatggaggggggatGGAAGGGGTCTTGATGTNNNNNNNNNNNNNNNNNNNNNNNNNNNNNNNNNNNNNNNNNNNNNNNNNNNNNNNNNNNNNNNNNNNNNNNNNNNNNNNNNNNNNNNNNNNNNNNNNNNNNNNNNNNNNNNNNNNNNNNNNNNNNNNNNNNNNNNNNNNNNNNNNNNNNNNNNNNNNNNNNNNNNNNNNNNNNNNNNNNNNNNNNNNNNNNNNNNNNNNNNNNNNNNNNNNNNNNNNNNNNNNNNNNNNNNNNNNNNNNNNNNNNNNNNNNNNNNNNNNNNNNNNNNNNNNNNNNNNNNNNNNNNNNNNNNNNNNNNNNNNNNNNNNNNNNNNNNNNNNNNNNNNNNNNNNNNNNNNNNNNNNNNNNNNNNNNNNNNNNNNNNNNNNNNNNNNNNNNNNNNNNNNNNNNNNNNNNNNNNNNNNNNNNNNNNNNNNNNNNNNNNNNNNNNNNNNNNNNNNNNNNNNNNNNNNNNNNNNNNNNNNNNNNNNNNNNNNNNNNNNNNNNNNNNNNNNNNNNNNNNNNNNNNNNNNNNNNNNNNNNNNNNNNNNNNNNNNNNNNNNNNNNNNNNNNNNNNNNNNNNNNNNNNNNNNNNNNNNNNNNNNNTTGGtaatggatgggatgggatgggatgggatgggatgggatgggatgggatgggatgggatgggatgggatgggatggagggggtTTTGACATTGGGATGGGGGTATCTAGGCAATGGAGAGGGGATCCTAGTAATGGGATGAGATGGAGGGGACCTTGATTCTGGGCTGGGGGTCctggcagtgggatgggatggtcCTGATCCTGAGATGGGGAGGGGCTTGGTACTGGATTGGGGGGTTCTGGCACTGGGGTGGAGTTATCTTGGTACTGGGAGGGGAGTCCTGGTACTGGGGAGGGGGATCCTTGGATGGACTGATTGTGGATCTGGGATGGGGGACGGGAATCCCGGCACTAGATGGGAGTTCTGCTACTCACTGGGATGGGGGCGGGGGACTCCTAgcagtgggggggggtcccagcaCAGGAGGATCCCCCCATGGAGGGCAGTGGGAATCATTGCTCTCTGAGCATAGCCCCGATGgagtgccccccccccccccccagcctaGGGGACACGGCTGGCCCCGAGCTGCCCGGTgctgtggtgggggggggaaggaggggtggggggttgCAGAGCGTCCCCTCCCACCCTCATTGTCGGCGGCGCTGGCGGCGTTTCCTTCCTGAGGAAGCGGAGCCCCCGGAGCCGAAACAATCAGAGCCGGATTGGAACAAACACAGGGGCGGACGCTGCCCCGCTGAGCCGGGTGGGACCCATcggggggctgcagccccaacCCCCCTCCACGACCACCACCAAcaaacacccccccccccttcctccttcatCCCGTAGGACCAGCCAAGGCTGCGTGCACATCCTGGTGGCGGAGACCAAGGACCACAAATACACGCTGAGTCAATCCAGCGGCGGCTTTGCCAGCGTCCCCGAAGTCGTGCATTATTACTCCACCGAGAAGCTGCCCTTCAAAGGGGCCGAGCACATGGCTCTGCTGCACCCCGTGCACTGCAAGACGCACTGACTGGGCTGGGATTGCCCACGGGGGGGTCCCACGGTGTGTCCCCCCCCATTTGATGGGGTGATGGTGGCTGCCGGACCTGCTAGTACAAGATAGGGGATGGTGTCCCCCCTTTTTTCACCCCTCCCcggggttggggtgggggatgCACTGAGGTCAGGCACTGTGATGGAGGTGTGAAATAAAGGTGTTGGCTGAGAGGAGTGGGATGGGATTGGAtggagtggggggggggaagagattgggatgggatgggatgggatggagtgggatgggatgggatgggatgggatggatggaaagGGATGGAGCAGAGTGGAAGGGATGagttgggatggatggatgtgggATGGGAAGAGATGGGATGGAATGCGATCTAGAGTGGGGTGGgatttgggatgggatgggagtgGGTGGGATGTGCGGTTTGGCATGAGTGGGGGGGaaagagatgggatgggattggatgGTTGGCAGTTGGGTTGGTAGGGGCTCTGGGATGCGGCTGGGATggagtggggtgggatgggttggatgCGGATGGAAGTGGGGTGGAagagatgggatgggttggataGAGTGGGGTGGAAAGAGATGGGATGGGCTGgatggagtgggatgggatgggttggatgGAATGGGGTAGGAAgagatggaatgggatgggatggatggagtgGTGTGGGAAGGGATTGGATGGATGGagtggggtggaggggagggatgggaagagatgggatggatggagtgGGGTGGAAagggatgggttgggattggaTGGAGGGCTGGGATGAGATGGagtggggtgggattggggtggGTATGGGTTGGGAACCCCAAGGATgtgggagatggggatggagtgGAGGCAGaggtgtgcagggatggggttaAGAGGATCAGAATGGGGCGGGGGGTGCAAAATGGGGtagggatggggttggggtgacTTGGACCTGAAGATGaatgaatggggatgggggggaaaggggagaaagggTGCAGAGATGGGGTTGGGGGAACAAGGATATGGGGAGGCCATGatggagtggggctgggggtgctgggaACCCCaaggatggagggatggagggggtaGTAAGGGGTgcaaggatggggatgggtgggTCTGTTGTAGGGGACAGGACATGGGAGGTTGGAATAGGGCTGCTGGAATGGGAACTGGGGGTGCTGAGATCCCCAGGGATGCAGGAAAGGCACTGAGGGCTGTAGTggggggcagggatggggctggggaccgcaggggtgctatggggccatGCAGGATGGGCTCAGCACGAGGCTCTGTGCCACATGCAGCTGCGGGTGCAGGTGAAAGCAGGACAGGTTTCCGGGTGggggtgacccccccccccggaTGGGGCCCACGTTGTGGCAAGGGAGAATGAGGGCAGAACAGCCCCAGggaggagctggtgggggggggggggacagggcTGGgtgtgccctatgggtgccatTGGGAGAGCTGGGATTGGGGCTCCCCCCGTGCACACATCTGCATCCTGTGGGGCTATTTTTACTATGGGGCCGGGGGGAGCGTGGCATCCCCGCAGCACCCAACACTGCAGCCCTCACCCTGTGGtttcctgcacagctgcagctctgaggccTTGCATAACATgaggatttggggggggggggaaggtgctgggggggcacagggggcaTGAGCTGCAGGGTATGGGGTGCAGCCCATGGTATGGATTGGGGTGTGGGGTGAGCTGTATTGGGGTATGGCCTGAGATGGAGTGCAAGGTATAAGGGAGTAGTAAGAGTGCTTGGCATGGGGGGGGCTGTGGTACTCTGGGGAGCTACTTCAAGTGGGGGGGGTCTATAGCATCCTGGAGGGCTATGGCACTGGTTGGGGGGGCTCATGGCATGGGGGGGGGGCTATGGCATGGGGGGGAACCTATGGCATAGGGGTGTATGCTATGGTGCAGTTTGGCACAGGGGTACATAGCCCAGCATGGGGTACACAGGAAGGGAGTGCTCAGCCCCCCACCCCTGAGGGGCTACAGCTTNNNNNNNNNNNNNNNNNNNNNNNNNNNNNNNNNNNNNNNNNNNNNNNNNNNNNNNNNNNNNNNNNNNNNNNNNNNNNNNNNNNNNNNNNNNNNNNNNNNNNNNNNNNNNNNNNNNNNNNNNNNNNNNNNNNNNNNNNNNNNNNNNNNNNNNNNNNNNNNNNNNNNNNNNNNNNNNNNNNNNNNNNNNNNNNNNNNNNNNNNNNNNNNNNNNNNNNNNNNNNNNNNNNNNNNNNNNNNNNNNNNNNNNNNNNNNNNNNNNNNNNNNNNNNNNNNNNNNNNNNNNNNNNNNNNNNNNNNNNNNNNNNNNNNNNNNNNNNNNNNNNNNNNNNNNNNNNNNNNNNNNNNNNNNNNNNNNNNNNNNNNNNNNNNNNNNNNNNNNNNNNNNNNNNNNNNNNNNNNNNNNNNNNNNNNNNNNNNNNNNNNNNNNNNNNNNNNNNNNNNNNNNNNNNNNNNNNNNNNNNNNNNNNNNNNNNNNNNNNNNNNNNNNNNNNNNNNNNNNCATCCCTATGGCGAAGCAGAGGGCGATGGCCAACAGCAGGCTGCCCCCCGCCACCAGGAGGGCATAGGGGGATGTGGGGGAGCGGGCGGtggcctccagcacagcccctgcagcacagggtggggtgggggtcagtgatgggatatgggggggggtcccagccTCCCAtggagcccccagccccatgctcACCACCAGCACCATCAGCAGCGTCATCAGCAAAGAGCTCGGGTGGCAACGTGGCCCCGTAGCCATAGGGATCATCCTCAGCAGGGAACTGCAGAGACAACAGtgggggcacagtggggattttgggggggataaggggggctatggggctgccccacacgGACACACAGTGACACCACCCCCTACCTGCGAGCTGTAGGGCCCCATCTCAGTGACATCCCAGGGCTCTGCAAGATGACATAGGGACATAGGAGGGGATGTTGGGGAGCAGTGTGACATGGGGACCCCCTCACAGCCCTGTTCTTAGGGTGGGGGGCTGTACCCCCACCCTTCACCCCCCTCATTACCTGTCCAGGGGGTGCCCACCGCCTCCTGGCTCCATTCACTCCAAGCTCCGTGCCCAAACTCCTCCTGTGCCCTCACCTGCACCACGTGCCGCGTCCCCCTCCAGGCATCCCTTATATCCAACCAGGTCCGTGTCACCTGGTCCAcctttaagggggggggggggcacacatATATAGGGCAGTCTGACAtacaccccccccctcccaccccccaatGGCACAGGGGGCTCACATGGGTGAAGGTTGGGGCCGGCTCGGGGCGGTAGCGCACTTGGAAACGCAACCAATAGAATCGGGGGTCCCAAGAGGGGGGGTAACTCCAAAGAACCCGCAGTCGTTGTGGGGAATGATCCACTGCCTCCACCGTCACGTTAAGGGGGGGGTCCGGCTTCACTGTGGGGTTAGAGGTGTTGGGAATAGCACTGGGGGGGCTCAGGGAGTGGGAATGGGGAGGGTTTGGGGagcaggggggtgggggagaaagGAGGCAGcaagggggggggtggggaatgGGACACTGTGGGGATGAGGGGTCAGTATGGGGGGCTCAGGGATGAGGGCActgggggtttggggggtggggacactgcagagctgaggggtCAGAATTGGGGGGCACAGAACAGAACATTGAGGGGGGGACTGGAGACTCAGGTACTGGGGAACCATGGGGACTGGGACAGGGTCAGACTCAGGGATCAGCACTGGGGGGGCTTTGGGATGTGGGCACCATGAGgtttggggtctgggggctcaAGGATGGAGACAAGATGGAGCTTTGGGGATCAGGACAGTGTCAGACTCAGGGATCAgcattgggggggggttggggatgTGGGCACCACGAGGTCTGGGGACAGGGATATGGGGAGCTTTGGGGACCTGGGGACAGAGGTATGGGGAGGTTTGGGGATCTGGGGAGCTTTGGGGACCTGGGGACAGGAATATGGGGAGCTTTACGGACCTAGGGACAGGGATATGGGGAGCTCTGGGGACTTGGGGACCAGGATATGGGGAGCTTTGGGGACCTGGGGACAGAGATATGGAGAGCTTTAGGGACCTAGGGACAGGGATATGGGGAGCTTTGGGGACAGGGATATGGGAAGCTTTGGGGACCTGGGGACAGGAATATGGGGAGCTTTGGGATCTGGGGACAGGGATATGGGAGCTTGGGACTGCACGGCACAGGAATATGGGGAGCTTTGGGACCAGAATGCCGGAAGCTTGGGGACCTGCGGGACGCAGGAATATGGGGAGCTTTGGGGACTTGAGGGACAAGGATATGGAGCTTGGGATCTGGGACAGGGAAACTATGGGGAGCTTTGGGGACCTGGGGAGCTTTGGGGACCTGGAGGACAGGAATATGGGGAGCTTTTGGGATTCTGGGGACAGGGATATGGGGAGCTTTGGCATTCGGGGACAGGGATCTGGGGAGCTTTGGGATCTGGGGAGCTTTAAGCGAGACCCAACTGGGGGACAGGAATATGGGGAGCTTTAGGACCTAGGCAAGATCATGGGGAGCTTTAGGGACAGGGATATGGCGAGCTCGGTACCTGGGGACCAGGATATGGGGAGCTTTAGGGACCTAGGGACAGGATATGGGAGCTTTGGGGACCAGGCAGAGCAGGCTCAGGAATCAGTATGAGAGGGGGCCTGAGGGATGTGAGGCACCACAGAGGTTGGGGTCTGGAGGCCCAACCAGGTCGTAAGGGCGGGCACCTGACCGGATTCCATTGAGGGTGATTTATCCCGATCCTCCCCGGTGCTGCTCCCTGCGCGGCTGCTGATGCAGACGGACACCACGAGGGCTTTGGTGTCATCGGTACCAGGCGGAACCTTCACCCTACAGACAAACTTCTGCGCCCGTGGGTAGAAATGGCAGCCGCCTGCTCTGTCACGTTCTCCCACTGACAAACCTGGAGGGGGAAATAGGGAGATTGTAGGACCCACGGCGGCAGGTCACTAaggcagccccacaccccccacAATGGAATATGGGAGGATACGGGAGGATATGCTCTATCTACGGAAGGCGACATAAGGGGATTGGGCGCGGGGATATCGGGGGATATGGGCTATGGGGATGTAGGGGGATATGGCGGTCAAAACCCTGCTGGGAATATAGGGGATACAGGTCatatagggggatatggagTCATATCGGGGGGAGTAGCGGATTATGCAGGGGAACATGGGGGGATAGGGTCAgtggggagatataggggggATATCGGGGTCATATGGGTGGGGTATGGTAGTCATATGGGGCGatagggggatattggggtcagcggggagatataggggatatggTCATatgggggaaatatgggggattatggggaaAATATGGGGGGCGATATAGGGAGGGAatatgggtcactatgggggatataggtcatatgggggggatataagggggaatatggggtcatatggggggatataggggggatataggcgGATGCAGGGGGATGCAGGGGGTgcagggggatatggggtcatatggggggatattggggttcATCTCGAGTAGCTGGGGAATATACGGGGGTCATATGGGGGAcatagggggatatgggtcaTATGGCGGGGATATAGTGGCGGATATGGGGCTCGTCATATGGGGTTGAATATAGTGGGGATATGGGTCATATGGGGATATAGTGGGAGATGGGGTCATATGGCGAGTGATAAtagtggggatatggggtcatttatCGGGGTGACTAtagtgggggatatggggttcaTATGGGAGGTCGACGTATAGGGAGGATTATGGCGGTCATCATGGTGGGGGGATATtaagggggaatatggggtcatctggggggatatagggaagGATATGGGGTTCATATGGGGGGAGATTATGGTCATATGGAGGGAATATAGGgtttatgggggatatggggtcattatgggggaTACAGGGGGATATTGCGGTCATATGGGGTATGTCAGGGGTGTATGGGGGTCAGTATGGGACATGGGGTGATATTGAGTCATATGGGGAAATATCAGGTTGGGTGTATGTGGTCATACGGGGGGATAATAGTGGGGACACTGGGGTCACATGGGGACCATTGGGGGGGATATGTGGTCATATaggatatatggggatatggggtcatcTGGTGGCTATGGGGGCGATATGGGGCAtaatggggggttataggggggatatggggtcattatgggggacatgggggggttGAGCCTCACCTGCGCttcacccacagcacagcccgtGTGCCTGGAGCCGGGGATGCTCGTGGCTTCCACTCGCAGGAGCCACATCTTTGTCATGGCTACGTCGGAAAACAGTAAGACCTGGGGGGGCCGGGAGGGCTCTGCAGGGCACGGAGGTTGCTGGCATGATACTCGATGATGGTggtaggggggggggggggataccGTTAAGACCCCGGAACCCCACGCAGACCCACCCCCGCACCCACCTTCCACCAGCAGCCGCACGGTGCCGCACCGTGTGCCCCCCCAGGTGTACAGCTGGACCGGCCCGGCCGCTCTCCGGCCGCAGCCCCCTTCAGCCAAGCAGCATCGTGGCCCCCCCCCAGCGCCCCCCGCCCGTCCGGACCACAGCACGGTGCCGTTGGGGGGCTCCGGGTCTCGGCCCACAGCAGCGTCACGTTGGCACCGGGCCGGACCAGCACCGtgtcctgcaggcagagctggaacaCGGGGAGGGAACAGAGGAAAGTCAGAAGgttacccccccccccagtaaTCCCTAGGACAAACTCACCACCACCAGAAAAGCACACACGCCTTGGATGTCACCCAGCCATCTAACACgccaaaaacaaaaagacaccCCACTAGTGGACACAACTGAAAGCCAACCAACTCCAGAAAAGGTCCCTGCCCATCTAAGCCCCCACCCAAAAGCCCCAACAAACCTAAAAAAAAGGATGTCCACAGAAGACCCCAGATATCCCTACATGCCCCACAAAAGCCCCCCCAGTGTCCCCATCCAATTGCCAACCCAAAAATCAACACCCCCCGAAGCCCACACACAACACAAAAGTacacaaacccaaacccacaTCAAATCCTCGACTCCACACAACAaaagacacacacaaacaacaaaaaaaaacaaagtattccTCATGCCACAAAAGCCCCCAGAAATAGACAATCCACAATACTGCCACAAAAATCCccccgaaaaaaaaaaaaagccaccaaaacAATGCATCCACCCCATTCCACCTACCACCCACACCAGCACCTGAATAGAATCCCTGAAGCAAACAACCCCAAGATAATCCCTGCCCATCTGCCCCCCCAAAGCCCACACCACAGGTGTCCCCGAAGCCCCCCCAGTGGACCCCCCCTCAACATTGCCCCCCAAAGTTCCCAGTGCCCCAACCCACCAGAGCCCCCTGTcaaaacaagaaacactgaaaaagacaCACACCACAAGTAAGCCCCAAAGGCCCCCCCAGTGTCCCTGGAAAGGACCCCCACCAAATACATCCATAACCtccacaacacacacacacacacaaaaaaaaacgCACCACCTGGTGTCACTATTAGAAGCCCACACCCAGTACATAccatacatacacacacacagcctccCAGTTTCCcacacaaatacaaaaccaTCTAGACTAACACCCAACTACCCCAccgcaaaaaaaaaaaaacaccccccAAACCAAGTAAATAGATTACAACCCAAAGACACACCAATACTGCcacacaacacaaaaaaacacccccTGAAAACAAATAGCTCACACataagaaaagccaaaaaaaaaaaacttcaagcTAGTAACAaacctgaaacaaacaaacaacccaacatATCATGACTACCACCAGACCCACACATtagagataaaacaaaaaaacaagaaaaaaaaaaaaaaaacaacca
This DNA window, taken from Coturnix japonica isolate 7356 chromosome 25, Coturnix japonica 2.1, whole genome shotgun sequence, encodes the following:
- the SHE gene encoding SH2 domain-containing adapter protein E, producing the protein MAAKWFKEFPSNLRTGSEKARPNKPGGTARKSLGGTEPPGGAPPGKSRKNSAAEVGGCRAVHPPGAGKDGGGRLSRDNLQGLLQAAAGRMRKNSKVEGVASEGPPRSCGTYINRLIKVEAHEKNPKGYPSAGPVPEEKGKSPKTETVIILEDYADPYDAKRTKGQRDAERLGENDGYMEPYDAQQMITEVRRRGSKDPLVKALLMLDEAGGKAEVAKKVVGGSEAVGRGPQLYDTPYEPGADERPAAEYEQPWEWKKEQIVKALSVQFEGSERPREEAARQHLRQKSWTPRMVKPSEQSEGERVDPAVSLEKQPWYHGAITRAEAESRLQACKEAGYLVRTSESGSGKYSIALKTSQGCVHILVAETKDHKYTLSQSSGGFASVPEVVHYYSTEKLPFKGAEHMALLHPVHCKTH
- the IL6R gene encoding LOW QUALITY PROTEIN: interleukin-6 receptor subunit alpha (The sequence of the model RefSeq protein was modified relative to this genomic sequence to represent the inferred CDS: inserted 1 base in 1 codon; deleted 5 bases in 3 codons; substituted 2 bases at 2 genomic stop codons), with translation MHVRCRPRTALVTPRSADVPVPAGGVRSSALPPRMARPPGLIRLVVLLLTAASSAPRRRCGPIGEYGDTVLVRPGANVTLLWRDPEPPNGTVLWSGRAGGAGGGXTMLLGXRGLRPESGRAGPAVHLGGHTVRTVRLLVEATSVPCRALPAPPGLTVFRRSHDKDVACEWKPRASPAPGTRAVLWVKRRXVGERDRAGGCHFYPRAQKFVCRVKVPPGTDDTKALVVSVCISSRAGSSTGEDRANTSNPTVKPDPPLNVTVEAVDHSPQRLRVLWSYPPSWDPRFYWLRFQVRYRPEPAPTFTHVDQVTRTWLDIRDAWRGTRHVVQVRAQEEFGHGAWSEWSQEAVGTPWTEPWDVTEMGPYSSQFPAEDDPYGYGATLPPELFADDAADGAGGAVLEATARSPTSPYALLVAGGSLLLAIALCFAI